One Symphalangus syndactylus isolate Jambi chromosome 9, NHGRI_mSymSyn1-v2.1_pri, whole genome shotgun sequence DNA segment encodes these proteins:
- the CTSG gene encoding cathepsin G, which yields MQPLLLLLAFLLPTGAEAGEIIGGRETRPHSRPYMAYLQIQTPAGQRSCGGFLVREDFVLTAAHCWGSRIVVTLGAHNIQRPENTQQHITVRRAIRHPQYNQQTIQNDIMLLQLSRRVRRNRNVSPVALPRTQERLRPGTRCTVAGWGLVSRTRRTDRLREVQLRVQRDNQCRRIFDSYDGRRQICVGDPRERKAAFRGDSGGPLLCNNMAHGIVSYGKASGVPPEVFTRVSSFLPWIKRTMRSFKQLDQMETPL from the exons ATGCAGCCACTCCTGCTTCTGCTGGCCTTTCTCCTACCcactggggctgaggcag GGGAGATCATCGGAGGCCGGGAAACCAGGCCCCACTCCCGCCCCTACATGGCATATCTTCAGATCCAGACTCCAGCAGGTCAGAGAAGTTGTGGAGGGTTCCTGGTGCGAGAAGACTTTGTGCTGACAGCAGCTCACTGCTGGGGAAG CCGTATAGTTGTCACCCTGGGAGCCCACAATATCCAGAGACCGGAAAACACCCAGCAACATATCACTGTGCGCAGAGCCATCCGCCATCCTCAATATAATCAGCAGACCATCCAGAATGACATCATGTTATTGCAG CTGAGCCGAAGAGTCAGACGGAATCGAAACGTGAGCCCAGTGGCTCTGCCTAGAACCCAGGAGAGACTGAGACCCGGGACGCGGTGCACTGTGGCCGGCTGGGGCTTGGTCAGCAGGACGAGGAGAACAGACAGACTCCGAGAGGTGCAGCTGAGAGTGCAGAGGGATAATCAGTGCCGCCGCATCTTCGATTCCTACGACGGCCGAAGGCAGATTTGTGTGGGGGACCCGCGGGAACGGAAGGCTGCCTTCAGG GGAGACTCCGGAGGCCCCCTGCTGTGTAACAATATGGCCCACGGCATCGTCTCCTATGGAAAGGCGTCAGGGGTCCCTCCAGAAGTCTTCACCAGGGTCTCAAGTTTCCTGCCCTGGATAAAGAGAACGATGAGAAGCTTCAAACAGCTGGATCAGATGGAGACCCCCCTGTGA